From Caretta caretta isolate rCarCar2 chromosome 14, rCarCar1.hap1, whole genome shotgun sequence, the proteins below share one genomic window:
- the LOC142069017 gene encoding uncharacterized protein LOC142069017 has protein sequence MQSSSAEVTMMESQNRKRAPAWTEREVRDLIAVWGEESVLSELRSSFRNAKTFLKISQGMKDRGHNRDPKQCRVKLKELRQAYQKTREANGRSGSEPQTCRFYDELHAILGGSATTTPAVLFDSFNGDGGNTEVGFGDEEDDEEEVVDSSQQASGETGFPDSQELFLTLDLEPVPPEPTQGCLLDSAGGEGTSAACVSMITGSSPSQRLVKLRKKKKRTRDEMFSELMLSSHTDRAQTNAWRQIMSECRKAQNDREERWRAEESKWRAEESKWRAEDRAEAQRWRQRDERRQDSMLRLLQDQTSMLQCMVELQQRQLEHRLPLQPLCNQPPSSPSSIASTPRRPRTRWGGLRPTSHSPTEDCPKKRRLSFNKF, from the exons atgcagagctcatcagcagaggtgaccatgatggagtcccagaatcgcaaaagagctccagcatggactgaacgggaggtacgggatctgatcgctgtttggggagaggaatccgtgctatcagaactccgttccagttttcgaaatgccaaaacctttctgaaaatctcccagggcatgaaggacagaggccataacagggacccgaagcagtgccgcgtgaaactgaaggagctgaggcaagcctaccagaaaaccagagaggcgaacggccgctctgggtcagagccccaaacatgccgcttctatgatgagctgcatgccattttagggggttcagccaccactaccccagccgtgttgtttgactccttcaatggagatggaggcaatacagaagtaggttttggggacgaagaagatgatgaggaggaggttgtagatagctcacagcaagcaagcggagaaaccggttttcccgacagccaggaactgtttctcaccctagacctggagccagtaccccccgaacccacccaaggctgcctcctggactcagcaggcggagaagggacctctg ctgcatgtgtttcaatgatcacaggatcttctccttcccagaggctagtgaagcttagaaagaaaaaaaaacgcactcgcgatgaaatgttctccgagctcatgctgtcctcccacactgacagagcacagacgaatgcgtggaggcaaataatgtcagagtgcaggaaagcacaaaatgaccgggaggagaggtggagggctgaagagagtaagtggcgggctgaagagagtaagtggcgggctgaagacagggctgaagctcaaaggtggcggcagcgtgatgagaggaggcaggattcaatgctgaggctgctgcaggaccaaaccagtatgctccagtgtatggttgagctgcagcaaaggcagctggagcacagactgccactgcagcccctctgtaaccaaccgccctcctccccaagttccatagcctccacacccagacgcccaagaacacggtggggaggcctccggccaaccagccactcccccacagaggattgcccaaaaaaaagaaggctgtcattcaataaattttaa